The Halorussus salinus genome includes a region encoding these proteins:
- a CDS encoding DUF7827 domain-containing protein, whose amino-acid sequence MTRTRKSVLLTALLVVSAVTAGVTGGAVTGAETAYQAQDDGEEFSAVDSGETFWQGQFLQFSANQTNSGEVWAVRRVQNGEVGSLETEVLLDGSGSAIFSTSNLDGQFVVVNEDDEPVVLQNGSVQGTGSVGEASFEIANQTLNASFADRTVLNDDSTDALTDLRLQSNRAGYGFYLFSENLSNQQLADVFESVEVRDGRAVATREAGGNAFYEANFSGVEPGTYDVRVVTADGTAQDTASVTVSEPVDGTASLGNATYTEERGDVVRFNVTFDGTDSAIVQLGSRQVNYLSRFTVVDENGDGTATVEMNTFRAGISPDSPGISVVGEDSYTDFQLETNPIPGRLDAATYPIQLTVGASRTAVGSILLTERSTEGIQTWTAPDRTNVNTAAQIGEVAAQDSDIAFQDWAIVQVQASGLYGYVQNMSDLNNNQTGVSMTLTNTGGLNVPPTEVPLNRGRLVVDESGNQFFLVIDSDRLEEGAQYSANFTISSANPYVEEGNGTSLVSNFTVVNRSTSFDQPVQVPASSDATVSGTSTLAPGTELNIEAFNTGRNPFLKRQTATVSEEGTWEATFDFSDVPTNTSVTMTIDEPRARVTGVVGGEATGQAGGAADGEAGDQDTGAADETTTTAEETAAEETTTEMETETAAEETTTAEGAGGAETTEADGETTTEETATETEAAVADDTTTVAEAGTAPAPGFGVGAALVALAAVLLAGAAFVVRRR is encoded by the coding sequence ATGACACGAACACGCAAGAGTGTACTGCTGACAGCACTGCTCGTCGTCAGCGCGGTGACGGCGGGCGTGACCGGTGGCGCAGTGACGGGAGCAGAGACGGCGTATCAAGCCCAAGACGACGGCGAGGAGTTCTCGGCCGTCGATTCCGGCGAAACCTTCTGGCAGGGCCAGTTCCTCCAGTTCTCGGCGAACCAGACCAACTCGGGCGAGGTCTGGGCGGTCCGGCGCGTCCAGAACGGCGAGGTCGGGTCGCTGGAGACCGAGGTCCTGCTGGACGGCTCCGGGTCGGCCATCTTCAGCACGAGCAATCTCGACGGCCAGTTCGTCGTCGTGAACGAGGACGATGAGCCCGTCGTCCTCCAGAACGGGAGCGTGCAGGGGACCGGGAGCGTCGGCGAGGCGAGCTTCGAAATCGCCAACCAGACGCTGAACGCCTCCTTCGCCGACCGTACCGTGCTGAACGACGACAGCACCGACGCGCTGACCGACCTCCGCTTGCAGTCCAACCGGGCGGGTTACGGCTTCTATCTGTTCTCCGAGAACCTGAGCAATCAACAACTCGCCGACGTTTTCGAGTCGGTCGAGGTCCGTGACGGCCGGGCGGTCGCCACGCGCGAGGCAGGCGGCAACGCCTTCTACGAGGCCAACTTCTCGGGCGTCGAACCCGGCACGTACGACGTTCGAGTCGTGACGGCCGACGGCACCGCACAGGACACCGCGAGCGTGACGGTCTCGGAACCCGTCGACGGCACCGCGTCGCTCGGTAACGCGACCTACACCGAGGAGCGCGGCGACGTGGTTCGGTTCAACGTCACCTTCGACGGGACCGATAGCGCCATCGTCCAACTCGGGTCCCGGCAGGTCAACTACCTCTCGCGGTTCACCGTCGTGGACGAGAACGGCGACGGCACCGCGACCGTCGAGATGAACACGTTCCGCGCGGGCATCTCGCCCGACTCGCCGGGCATCTCGGTCGTCGGCGAGGACAGCTACACCGACTTCCAGTTGGAGACCAACCCGATTCCGGGCCGCCTCGACGCGGCGACGTATCCGATTCAGTTGACCGTGGGCGCGTCCCGCACCGCGGTCGGGTCCATCCTCCTGACCGAACGCTCGACGGAGGGCATCCAGACGTGGACCGCTCCCGACCGGACGAACGTGAACACCGCGGCCCAGATCGGTGAAGTCGCGGCCCAAGACAGTGACATCGCGTTCCAAGACTGGGCCATCGTCCAAGTGCAGGCGTCCGGTCTCTACGGCTACGTGCAGAACATGTCGGACCTGAACAACAACCAGACCGGCGTCTCGATGACTCTGACGAACACCGGCGGACTGAACGTGCCGCCGACCGAGGTGCCGCTGAATCGGGGGCGACTCGTCGTGGACGAGTCTGGCAACCAGTTCTTCCTCGTCATCGACTCCGACAGGCTGGAGGAGGGCGCGCAGTACAGCGCCAACTTCACGATTTCGTCGGCCAACCCCTACGTCGAGGAGGGCAACGGGACTTCGCTCGTGAGCAACTTCACGGTGGTCAACCGCTCGACCTCGTTCGACCAGCCGGTCCAAGTCCCGGCGTCGAGCGACGCGACCGTCTCGGGCACCAGCACGCTCGCGCCCGGCACGGAGCTGAACATCGAGGCGTTCAACACCGGCCGGAACCCGTTCCTCAAGCGCCAGACCGCGACCGTCTCCGAGGAGGGCACGTGGGAAGCGACGTTCGACTTCTCGGACGTGCCGACGAACACGAGCGTCACGATGACCATCGACGAACCGCGGGCCCGCGTGACCGGCGTCGTCGGCGGTGAGGCCACCGGCCAAGCGGGCGGCGCGGCCGACGGCGAAGCGGGCGACCAAGACACCGGTGCCGCCGACGAGACCACGACGACGGCCGAGGAGACGGCGGCCGAAGAGACGACGACCGAGATGGAGACCGAGACCGCGGCCGAAGAGACCACGACCGCGGAGGGTGCTGGCGGCGCGGAGACGACCGA
- a CDS encoding DUF998 domain-containing protein — translation MSRFRNVARVSGLAAPVVTLGAILLATLVSPSFSWADSALSDLGRAGAGTVPIFNGGLILGALLALPYVAGVALAAERLLTRLGTATFGLAAVSMGLVGVFPSGTAYHAPAAISLYLCVTYGLFLYGSGLVRAGPRSPVPERGDDTTLGLVAIWLGVAHVTSWLAWAAGLRVGPGLAIPETVGAAIFVAWIRLSWPLVTAETA, via the coding sequence GTGTCTCGATTCAGGAACGTCGCTCGCGTCTCGGGTCTCGCCGCGCCGGTCGTCACGCTCGGCGCGATACTCCTCGCCACGCTCGTCTCGCCGTCGTTCTCGTGGGCCGACAGCGCGCTCTCGGACCTCGGCCGGGCCGGGGCGGGGACCGTACCGATTTTCAACGGCGGGCTGATTCTCGGTGCCCTCCTCGCGCTCCCGTACGTCGCGGGGGTCGCGCTCGCGGCCGAGCGACTCCTGACCCGACTCGGGACCGCGACGTTCGGACTCGCCGCGGTCTCGATGGGACTGGTCGGCGTCTTCCCGAGTGGGACCGCCTACCACGCGCCCGCCGCAATCTCGCTGTATCTCTGCGTGACCTACGGGCTGTTCCTGTACGGTTCCGGACTCGTCCGGGCCGGTCCGAGGAGTCCCGTCCCCGAGCGTGGTGACGACACCACGCTCGGACTCGTCGCCATCTGGCTCGGCGTCGCCCACGTCACCTCGTGGCTGGCGTGGGCCGCGGGCCTGCGCGTCGGTCCCGGACTGGCGATTCCCGAGACCGTCGGCGCGGCAATCTTCGTCGCGTGGATTCGGCTGTCGTGGCCGCTGGTGACGGCAGAGACGGCGTAG
- a CDS encoding potassium channel family protein — translation MDTWKRRTVYYLSTLAVVILTFAMAYDYGMSVYEDHHQPFYRSLQVVIETFTTTGYGSDAGWETLEMNVFVMVMDLTGVLLIFMALPVFVVPLFEEALSTTIPTAVEDLEDHVIICTHSPRAEALISELESWDVEYVIVEPDREEALELYESGHSVIHGDPESVETLNAANLAGATALVADASDEVDVSIVLTAREAEADARVVSVVEEPEHETYHELAGVDEVLSPRRLVGESLADKVTTAVSTELGSAVEIGEDFEIAELSIQRGSELVGHTLAESGIRERSGANVIGAWVQGEFDTPLSPDVELTAGTVLLVTGRQVQLERLKKLTRSQAHRPRRGTVLVVGHGEVGSTVTDALASSNIPYTVVDIEDKPGVDVVGDTTEPETLEEAGIEEARTVVFTIADDTLTGFGTLVARDLNPGIEVLARAEETENVQKIYRAGADYVLALATVSGRMLASTILEREEVISMDKQVEIVRTTAPEFAGQTLAEADVRARTGCTVVAVERNGTILTEVGPDFRFRRDDDVIVAGTDEGVNRFTTLAN, via the coding sequence ATGGACACGTGGAAGCGCCGGACCGTCTACTACCTCTCGACGCTGGCCGTCGTCATCCTCACCTTCGCGATGGCGTACGACTACGGGATGTCCGTCTACGAGGACCACCACCAGCCCTTCTACAGGTCGTTACAGGTGGTCATCGAGACGTTCACGACGACAGGGTACGGCTCGGACGCGGGGTGGGAGACGCTGGAGATGAACGTCTTCGTCATGGTGATGGACTTGACGGGCGTCTTACTCATCTTCATGGCGCTTCCGGTGTTCGTCGTGCCGCTGTTCGAGGAGGCCCTCTCGACCACCATCCCGACCGCGGTCGAAGACCTCGAAGACCACGTCATCATCTGCACGCACTCGCCGCGGGCCGAGGCGCTAATCTCGGAGCTGGAGTCGTGGGACGTGGAGTACGTCATCGTGGAACCCGACCGCGAGGAGGCCCTCGAACTCTACGAGTCGGGCCACTCGGTGATTCACGGCGACCCCGAGTCCGTCGAGACGCTGAACGCCGCGAACTTGGCCGGAGCGACCGCGCTGGTCGCCGACGCCAGCGACGAGGTGGACGTGAGCATCGTCCTGACCGCCCGCGAGGCCGAGGCCGACGCGCGCGTCGTCAGCGTCGTGGAGGAACCCGAACACGAGACGTACCACGAACTCGCGGGCGTGGACGAAGTGCTGTCGCCCCGCCGACTCGTCGGCGAGAGTCTGGCGGACAAGGTGACGACCGCCGTCTCGACGGAACTGGGGAGCGCGGTCGAAATCGGCGAGGACTTCGAAATCGCGGAGCTGTCCATCCAGCGCGGGAGCGAGTTGGTCGGCCACACCCTCGCCGAGAGCGGCATCCGCGAGCGGTCGGGCGCGAACGTCATCGGCGCGTGGGTACAGGGGGAGTTCGACACGCCGCTGTCGCCCGACGTGGAACTGACCGCCGGGACGGTCCTGCTGGTCACCGGGCGACAGGTCCAACTCGAACGCCTGAAGAAGCTCACCCGGTCGCAGGCCCACCGACCCCGACGGGGCACGGTCCTCGTCGTCGGCCACGGCGAAGTGGGTTCGACCGTCACCGACGCGCTGGCCTCCTCGAACATCCCTTACACCGTGGTGGACATCGAAGACAAACCCGGCGTGGACGTGGTGGGCGACACGACCGAACCCGAGACCTTGGAGGAGGCCGGAATCGAGGAGGCCCGGACGGTCGTGTTCACCATCGCCGACGACACGCTCACGGGCTTCGGCACGCTGGTCGCGCGGGACCTCAACCCCGGCATCGAGGTGTTGGCCCGCGCCGAGGAGACCGAGAACGTCCAGAAAATCTACCGCGCTGGCGCGGACTACGTGCTGGCGCTGGCCACTGTCTCCGGTCGGATGCTCGCCTCGACCATCCTCGAACGCGAGGAGGTCATCTCGATGGACAAGCAGGTCGAAATCGTCCGGACGACCGCGCCGGAGTTCGCGGGCCAGACCCTCGCGGAGGCCGACGTGCGCGCCCGGACCGGCTGTACGGTCGTCGCCGTCGAGCGAAACGGGACGATTCTGACCGAGGTCGGCCCCGACTTCCGGTTCCGGCGCGACGACGACGTAATCGTGGCCGGGACCGACGAGGGCGTCAATCGGTTCACGACGCTGGCGAACTGA
- a CDS encoding GbsR/MarR family transcriptional regulator — protein sequence MTDSDGDAAETDGPSDTAPEANTGTESGTPADSDATERAREEVVEAMARAAEVYGIKPSYGRLYGLLYFAEEPLSLDELVAESDYAKSTVSTAMSALERYHFVHRRSIPGEGKKAYFEADTDFWYVFQQLLNQEVRSEVKIMTRALDEAAQTLREADSERADRDLEKVERLLAVYEKGDTALGVLTSSSFDQIMSVLGRFRSRE from the coding sequence ATGACAGACTCCGACGGAGACGCCGCCGAGACCGACGGCCCGTCCGACACCGCCCCGGAAGCGAACACCGGAACTGAGTCGGGCACTCCTGCCGACTCGGACGCGACCGAACGAGCGCGCGAGGAGGTCGTGGAAGCGATGGCCCGCGCCGCGGAAGTCTACGGTATCAAGCCCAGTTACGGCCGCCTCTACGGACTGCTCTACTTCGCCGAGGAGCCGCTGTCGCTGGACGAGTTGGTGGCCGAGAGCGACTACGCCAAGTCCACGGTCAGCACCGCGATGTCCGCACTGGAGCGGTACCACTTCGTCCACCGCCGGTCGATTCCCGGCGAGGGGAAGAAGGCTTACTTCGAGGCCGATACCGACTTCTGGTACGTCTTCCAGCAGTTGCTCAACCAAGAGGTCCGAAGCGAAGTGAAAATCATGACGCGGGCGCTCGACGAGGCGGCCCAGACGCTCCGGGAGGCCGATTCGGAACGCGCGGACCGCGACTTAGAGAAAGTCGAGCGACTCCTCGCGGTCTACGAGAAGGGAGACACCGCCTTGGGCGTCCTGACGAGTTCGTCGTTCGACCAAATCATGTCCGTCCTCGGACGGTTCCGGTCGAGGGAGTAG
- a CDS encoding ABC transporter ATP-binding protein encodes MSNIEKRVRDGTETPDDDRLPAEVVVRGRNLTKTYDSPLPFTRAVEVLSGADLDVRAGEILGIVGENGSGKSTLMKTLVGALEPDDGEVVADGVVGWCPQDPLLYDRLTVAETFRLFGTAYGMTDEEIRDARDRLADRLGFDEFLDYRIDQLSGGNRQKVNLSVAVMADPDVLFLDEPYTGFDWQTYLAFWELTDELTDRGIAIAVISHFVSERERFDRILELEEGRLRDVTDDELADAPTEDPRDPSSSGGDTRADTSSKGVETDA; translated from the coding sequence ATGTCGAATATAGAAAAACGAGTTCGGGACGGCACCGAGACGCCCGACGACGACCGATTGCCAGCCGAAGTCGTCGTTCGCGGGCGGAACCTGACCAAGACCTACGACTCGCCGCTCCCGTTCACCCGTGCGGTCGAGGTCCTGAGCGGCGCGGACCTCGACGTTCGCGCTGGCGAGATTCTTGGCATCGTCGGCGAGAACGGGTCGGGCAAGTCCACGCTGATGAAGACGCTCGTCGGCGCGCTCGAACCGGACGACGGCGAGGTCGTCGCGGACGGCGTGGTCGGGTGGTGTCCGCAGGACCCACTACTGTACGACCGTCTGACCGTCGCCGAGACGTTCCGGCTTTTCGGGACGGCTTACGGCATGACCGACGAGGAGATACGCGACGCGCGAGACCGACTCGCAGACCGACTGGGGTTCGACGAGTTCCTCGACTACCGGATAGACCAGTTGAGCGGCGGGAATCGCCAAAAGGTCAATCTGAGCGTCGCGGTCATGGCCGACCCCGACGTGCTGTTTCTGGACGAACCGTACACCGGGTTCGACTGGCAGACCTACCTCGCGTTCTGGGAGTTGACCGACGAGTTGACCGACCGGGGCATCGCCATCGCGGTCATCTCGCACTTCGTCAGCGAGCGCGAGCGGTTCGACCGCATCCTCGAACTGGAGGAGGGCCGACTCCGCGACGTGACCGACGACGAGTTAGCCGACGCGCCGACCGAGGACCCGCGAGACCCGAGTTCGTCCGGAGGCGACACCCGAGCAGACACCTCGTCGAAGGGGGTCGAAACCGATGCCTGA
- a CDS encoding ABC transporter permease, which produces MPDTPNAATRASSAGRLRRLRVGVSSHVRAFVRTPLNVALLVAFPLVVVEGYGTAMSAFPQFPRFDAASVAAMGRVNGAVYASAFLAGILGLFQSIGAVQADERLGICGYDRGELFASRLAAVGLGGLLVAAVSIGVLWWSVELAAPLAAFGALTLAALIYGLIGMLVGALLPRTLEGSLVLVFLVDLDDFLSSGLLNVDSPVVHLLPLYYPHDVFQSAVFDGTVATGDALLGTAYLGVVFLLALAVYVRVTGEGSAGRGGSSDGGVSA; this is translated from the coding sequence ATGCCTGACACGCCGAACGCGGCGACTCGTGCGAGTAGTGCGGGTCGCCTCCGTAGGCTCCGGGTCGGTGTCAGTTCGCACGTCCGGGCGTTCGTCCGGACGCCGCTGAACGTCGCGCTACTCGTGGCCTTCCCGCTCGTCGTCGTGGAGGGCTACGGGACCGCGATGTCAGCGTTCCCGCAGTTCCCGCGGTTCGACGCCGCGAGCGTGGCCGCGATGGGCCGGGTCAACGGCGCGGTCTACGCGTCGGCGTTCCTCGCGGGCATCCTCGGTCTCTTCCAGAGCATCGGCGCGGTGCAGGCCGACGAGCGACTCGGCATCTGTGGCTACGACCGGGGGGAACTGTTCGCCTCGCGGCTGGCCGCGGTCGGTCTCGGGGGTCTCCTCGTCGCGGCCGTCTCGATCGGCGTCCTCTGGTGGTCGGTCGAACTCGCCGCGCCGCTCGCGGCGTTCGGCGCGCTGACGCTCGCCGCGCTGATTTACGGATTAATCGGAATGCTCGTGGGCGCACTCTTGCCGCGCACTCTCGAAGGCTCGCTCGTTCTCGTGTTCCTCGTGGACTTGGACGACTTCCTCTCCAGCGGCTTACTGAACGTCGATTCGCCGGTCGTTCACCTCCTCCCGCTCTACTACCCTCACGACGTGTTCCAGTCGGCGGTGTTCGACGGGACGGTCGCGACCGGCGACGCCCTGCTGGGGACCGCGTATCTCGGCGTCGTCTTCCTGCTGGCACTCGCGGTCTACGTCCGAGTGACGGGCGAGGGGAGCGCGGGTCGAGGAGGGTCGAGCGACGGAGGTGTCTCGGCGTGA
- a CDS encoding ABC transporter permease: MSRTDSALRTSAERIATAFESGLREYARTPVLLALLVFLPAYFVGVLVLLLPESSVPVELAGRGVVTVPSSELYGVLLVPLTSALVGGIAGLFLMSAARSADARLVVAGYRPVQLLAARVGLLAVAGAVAAGVALGVLSIEVVPQRVGWFLVASVLAGLTYGLVGTLAGLVLSRLAGVYLLLFAPMVDVFFFQNPMVGDPHRLAAYLPGHFATEAAVDAGLSASVALEPFGWAAAYLLGVGVATAAAYYRTMRLG; the protein is encoded by the coding sequence GTGAGTCGGACTGATTCGGCGCTTCGAACTTCGGCGGAACGAATCGCCACCGCGTTCGAGTCGGGTCTGCGCGAGTACGCCCGGACGCCGGTCCTGCTCGCCCTGCTCGTGTTCCTCCCGGCGTACTTCGTCGGCGTCTTGGTCCTGCTCCTGCCCGAGTCGTCGGTCCCCGTCGAGTTGGCCGGACGGGGAGTCGTCACGGTTCCCTCGTCGGAACTCTACGGCGTCCTGCTGGTGCCCCTGACGAGCGCGCTCGTCGGCGGCATCGCGGGCCTGTTCCTGATGTCGGCGGCGCGGTCGGCCGACGCCCGACTCGTCGTCGCTGGCTACCGCCCGGTGCAGTTGCTCGCGGCGCGCGTCGGCCTGCTGGCGGTCGCGGGAGCGGTCGCGGCCGGAGTCGCCCTCGGCGTTCTCTCGATAGAGGTGGTACCACAGCGCGTCGGCTGGTTCCTCGTCGCGTCGGTGCTGGCGGGCCTGACATACGGACTCGTCGGCACGCTGGCGGGCCTCGTCCTCTCGCGACTCGCGGGGGTCTACCTCCTGCTGTTCGCGCCGATGGTGGACGTGTTCTTCTTCCAGAACCCGATGGTCGGCGACCCCCACCGGCTCGCGGCGTATCTGCCGGGCCACTTCGCGACTGAGGCCGCAGTGGACGCGGGACTCTCCGCGAGCGTGGCGCTCGAACCGTTCGGATGGGCCGCAGCGTACCTCCTCGGGGTCGGCGTCGCCACCGCCGCCGCGTACTACCGGACGATGCGTCTCGGGTGA
- the thiC gene encoding phosphomethylpyrimidine synthase ThiC, with amino-acid sequence MTQLQDAREGTVTPEMERVADREEVAPEFVRERVAAGRAVIPANVEHDRLDPMIIGEEFATKVNANIGNSEEESGVEDEVEKLHTAVHYGADTVMDLSTGGDLDRIRKANVERSPVPIGTVPIYEAVKQVEEVADITPDLLLDVIEKQARQGVDYMTIHAGILAEHLPLTDGRKTGIVSRGGSILAQWMEENGSQNPLYTEFEAICEIFERFDVTFSLGDGLRPGCLADSGDDAQFAELETLGELTDVARDRGVQVMVEGPGHVPMDEIESQVERQKEVCDGAPFYVLGPLVTDVAPGYDHITSAIGATEAARAGAAMLCYVTPKEHLGLPDAEDVREGLAAYRIAAHAADVANGREGARDWDDALSEARYEFDWSRQFDLALDPERARSYHDQTLPGDNYKEARFCSMCGVEFCSMRIDQDAREADGEMTEIEGGTDVADSFAAEVNRPPVGTHEVDGAPLEDSDVDVALDREYPSADD; translated from the coding sequence ATGACGCAACTACAAGACGCCCGCGAGGGCACGGTCACACCCGAGATGGAGCGAGTCGCCGACCGCGAGGAGGTCGCCCCCGAGTTCGTCCGCGAGCGGGTCGCGGCGGGACGGGCGGTGATTCCGGCGAACGTCGAACACGACCGTCTCGACCCGATGATTATCGGCGAGGAGTTCGCCACGAAAGTCAACGCCAACATCGGCAACAGCGAGGAAGAGAGCGGCGTCGAAGACGAGGTAGAGAAACTTCACACCGCGGTCCACTACGGGGCGGACACGGTGATGGACCTCAGCACGGGCGGCGATTTGGACCGAATCCGGAAGGCGAACGTCGAACGCTCGCCGGTTCCAATCGGCACGGTCCCCATCTACGAGGCCGTCAAACAGGTCGAGGAGGTGGCCGACATCACGCCCGACCTCCTGCTGGACGTAATCGAGAAGCAGGCCCGGCAGGGCGTCGATTACATGACGATTCACGCGGGGATTCTCGCCGAACACCTGCCGCTGACCGACGGCCGGAAGACCGGCATCGTCTCGCGCGGCGGGTCGATTCTCGCCCAGTGGATGGAGGAGAACGGGAGCCAAAACCCCCTCTACACCGAGTTCGAGGCCATCTGCGAGATTTTCGAGCGATTCGACGTGACGTTCAGCCTCGGGGACGGACTCCGGCCCGGTTGCCTCGCCGACTCGGGCGACGACGCCCAGTTCGCCGAGTTGGAGACGCTGGGCGAACTGACCGACGTGGCCCGCGACCGGGGCGTGCAGGTCATGGTCGAGGGGCCGGGCCACGTCCCGATGGACGAGATAGAATCGCAGGTCGAGCGCCAGAAAGAGGTCTGCGACGGCGCGCCCTTCTACGTCCTCGGCCCGCTCGTGACCGACGTGGCTCCGGGCTACGACCACATCACGAGCGCCATCGGCGCGACCGAGGCGGCCCGCGCCGGGGCCGCGATGCTCTGCTACGTGACGCCGAAAGAACACCTCGGTCTCCCGGACGCCGAGGACGTGCGCGAGGGACTGGCGGCCTACCGCATCGCGGCCCACGCCGCCGACGTGGCGAACGGCCGGGAGGGCGCGCGCGACTGGGACGACGCGCTCTCGGAAGCGCGCTACGAGTTCGACTGGTCGCGCCAGTTCGACCTCGCGCTCGACCCCGAGCGCGCCCGGTCGTACCACGACCAGACGCTCCCCGGCGACAACTACAAGGAGGCCAGATTCTGCTCGATGTGCGGCGTCGAGTTCTGCTCGATGCGCATCGACCAAGACGCCCGCGAGGCGGACGGCGAGATGACCGAAATCGAGGGCGGGACCGACGTGGCGGACTCGTTCGCGGCCGAGGTGAACCGCCCGCCGGTGGGCACTCACGAAGTCGATGGCGCGCCGCTCGAAGACAGTGACGTGGACGTGGCTCTCGACCGCGAGTATCCTTCGGCCGACGACTGA
- a CDS encoding nucleoside triphosphate pyrophosphohydrolase, whose translation MTEYDKLVRDDIPEIIRANDERPVTHVAEGDEYRERLREKLFEEAAEFRESGDPEELADVLAVVAAIRDAEGFDAEEIDRLREEKADERGGFEDGVVLERVE comes from the coding sequence GTGACCGAGTACGACAAACTCGTCCGCGACGACATTCCCGAGATAATTCGGGCGAACGACGAGCGACCCGTGACTCACGTCGCCGAGGGCGACGAGTACCGAGAGCGCCTCCGCGAAAAACTCTTCGAGGAGGCCGCCGAGTTCCGCGAGAGCGGCGACCCCGAGGAGCTAGCCGACGTGCTGGCGGTCGTCGCCGCGATTCGAGACGCCGAGGGGTTCGACGCCGAGGAAATCGACCGCCTGCGCGAGGAGAAAGCCGACGAGCGCGGCGGCTTCGAGGACGGCGTGGTGTTGGAGCGAGTGGAGTAG
- a CDS encoding winged helix-turn-helix domain-containing protein: MSDCLDDDAPPSAKLVVKVLEYSDDALTQQQISDRTRLSPRTVRSSIKRLKDQNVIEERVYIPDARKQLYALTDSVEECLSASEATPDSAEAV, from the coding sequence ATGTCTGACTGCCTCGACGACGACGCCCCGCCGAGCGCGAAGCTAGTCGTCAAAGTCCTCGAATACAGCGACGACGCCCTGACACAGCAACAGATAAGCGACCGGACGCGGCTCTCTCCTCGGACCGTCCGGAGTTCCATCAAGCGACTGAAAGACCAGAACGTCATCGAGGAGCGCGTCTACATCCCGGACGCGCGCAAGCAGTTGTACGCGCTCACCGATTCGGTCGAGGAGTGCCTGAGCGCGAGCGAGGCGACGCCCGACAGCGCCGAAGCGGTCTGA
- a CDS encoding creatininase family protein, translating to MYLADQTWPELGDYVAEESVAVVPLGSTEQHGPHLPLSTDHTIAEGLAREAADRTGFLCTPTVNVGVSVHHKQFHGTMWADAPEFRDYVESFSRNLAYHGIDRIVFVNAHGGNQTHLREVGRRLREEEVAYAVEWMWDESIPDLVDDLFETNGPHGGPKETAMMMHLDPENVKTDQLEAARDGGLVDWTNSDDAYVHGARNFYDSIDNTENGVLGDQTDATPEKGAELFDAASEQLAALLEWLDDRRFEDLMAKPHVEPRPGSRR from the coding sequence ATGTACCTCGCAGACCAGACGTGGCCGGAGTTAGGAGATTACGTCGCCGAGGAGTCCGTGGCGGTCGTCCCGTTGGGTTCGACCGAGCAACACGGTCCGCACCTGCCGCTCTCGACCGACCACACGATTGCGGAGGGACTGGCCCGCGAGGCGGCCGACCGGACCGGATTCCTCTGCACGCCGACCGTGAACGTCGGCGTGAGCGTCCACCACAAGCAGTTCCACGGGACGATGTGGGCCGACGCCCCCGAGTTCCGCGACTACGTCGAGAGCTTCTCCCGCAACCTCGCGTACCACGGCATCGACCGCATCGTCTTCGTCAACGCCCACGGCGGCAACCAGACCCACCTCCGGGAGGTCGGTCGGAGACTCCGCGAGGAGGAAGTGGCCTACGCCGTCGAGTGGATGTGGGACGAGTCGATTCCGGACCTCGTGGACGACCTCTTCGAGACGAACGGTCCCCACGGCGGCCCGAAGGAGACGGCGATGATGATGCATCTGGACCCCGAGAACGTGAAGACCGACCAACTCGAAGCCGCCCGCGACGGCGGTCTCGTGGACTGGACGAACAGCGACGACGCCTACGTCCACGGCGCGCGCAACTTCTACGACTCCATCGATAACACCGAGAACGGCGTCTTGGGCGACCAAACCGATGCCACGCCCGAGAAGGGCGCGGAGCTGTTCGACGCCGCGAGCGAGCAGTTGGCCGCCCTGCTGGAGTGGCTGGACGACCGGCGATTCGAGGACTTGATGGCGAAACCCCACGTCGAGCCGCGACCGGGCAGTCGGCGGTAA
- a CDS encoding DUF308 domain-containing protein codes for MSDNPYTDDEYDDTYKEVHGDEPTRDQYTDETTDDTFFPSGVGNSLSPSGWGIWPTGDANDAASESEVGEDDRRDEYAETATDDDGWLGEGIAGTLLLVGVVLFFFPEPATSAFGVGLIVLGVIAWVAEEML; via the coding sequence GTGAGCGACAACCCCTACACCGACGACGAGTACGACGACACGTACAAGGAGGTCCACGGGGACGAACCGACCCGCGACCAGTACACCGACGAGACCACCGACGACACGTTCTTCCCGTCGGGCGTCGGCAACTCGCTGTCGCCGTCCGGGTGGGGAATCTGGCCGACCGGCGACGCCAACGACGCCGCCAGCGAGAGCGAGGTCGGCGAGGACGACCGGCGCGACGAGTACGCCGAGACCGCGACCGACGACGATGGATGGCTCGGCGAGGGCATCGCTGGGACGCTCCTTCTGGTCGGGGTCGTGCTGTTCTTCTTCCCGGAACCCGCGACATCGGCGTTCGGCGTCGGTCTGATAGTCCTCGGCGTCATCGCGTGGGTCGCCGAGGAGATGCTGTGA